From Rhodothermales bacterium, one genomic window encodes:
- a CDS encoding amidohydrolase family protein — protein MADPCGGPAWKPSGWWTRRARWGSTSPWLSPYTASSTNLSVLFPPWSLEGEQEDLVARLRDPGTRARIKEAVVFSLNEGRGGGTAEPSVGLPHPRHYGTFARVLGMYVRSENVLAFPDAIRKMSSLPAWRLGLSDRGVLRAGAYADVAVINPHTVDERATYDDPHQYSTGVDHVFVNGQAVLLDGAPTGVRAGRVLRR, from the coding sequence TTGGCAGATCCATGTGGGGGACCAGCATGGAAACCCTCCGGCTGGTGGACGAGGCGCGCACGCTGGGGATCGACATCACCCTGGCTCTCCCCGTACACCGCGTCGAGCACGAATCTGTCGGTCTTATTTCCCCCCTGGAGCCTGGAAGGGGAGCAAGAAGACCTCGTCGCCCGGCTTCGCGACCCCGGGACGCGGGCCCGCATAAAAGAGGCCGTCGTGTTCAGTCTGAACGAGGGCCGGGGCGGCGGCACCGCGGAGCCGTCGGTAGGTCTACCTCATCCGCGCCATTACGGCACCTTCGCGCGGGTGCTGGGTATGTATGTCCGTAGCGAAAATGTGCTGGCTTTCCCGGACGCCATCCGCAAGATGAGCAGCCTGCCTGCCTGGCGCCTCGGGCTGTCCGATCGCGGCGTGTTGCGCGCTGGCGCCTACGCCGACGTGGCGGTGATCAACCCCCATACGGTGGACGAGCGCGCCACGTACGACGATCCCCACCAGTACAGCACGGGCGTCGATCACGTGTTCGTCAACGGCCAGGCCGTGCTGCTCGATGGCGCCCCGACGGGTG